The following are encoded in a window of Fusarium oxysporum f. sp. lycopersici 4287 chromosome 5, whole genome shotgun sequence genomic DNA:
- a CDS encoding protein RAI1, producing MRQVSSLLRIMSARFSVQPIGRFAGASQPVKRPKEFACFSYDDNHEFHLDDSSLKYYYTPQLGADLSKGFDTFQKLDDTGDDHLDSLLKTIAAHEQETGKKIDANIVTWRGMMTKIMAAPFDQMDGFEMNATLYQDCIFIEENNAYKIASRSNEGNNKRRRGPPLEVMQFWGYKFETLSTLPAPWAETSRDFIENRENEAVNNKAQYCSVVRTGIGKSVLCLGGEVDAIWDSKPEEKGSPINWVELKTSAEIRNPGGMENFKRKLMKYWIQSFLLGVPRIVVGFRTQDGILVEAREMETHRIPDMVNADPNPKWNADMCVNFAATFLEWLTENINDEGVWRIRREPQSPTIELFKVEETGHGDILSDEFKNWRIKLALGPSDAS from the exons ATGAGACAGGTGTCTTCTCTATTGAGAATCATGTCGGCGCGCTTTTCAGTTCAACCCATAGGCCGCTTTGCTGGTGCAAGTCAGCCTGTCAAAAGACCAAAG GAGTTTGCCTGCTTCTCATACGACGACAACCATGAGTTTCACCTAGACGACTCATCCCTCAAGTACTATTACACACCACAGCTTGGGGCTGACCTCTCCAAAGGCTTTGATACATTTCAGAAGTTGGACGATACCGGAGACGATCACCTGGACAGTCTCCTCAAGACTATCGCTGCACACGAGCAAGAAACAGGCAAGAAGATTGATGCCAACATTGTCACATGGAGAGGCATGATGACAAAG ATTATGGCAGCACCTTTTGACCAGATGGACGG CTTCGAGATGAATGCCACTTTGTATCAA GATTGCAT CTTCATTGAGGAGAACAACGCCTACAAGATTGCTTCCAGATCAAATGAGGGAAACAACAAACGAAGACGAGGACCACCATTAGAAGTAATGCAGTTTTGGG GATACAAGTTTGAAACGTTATCGACTCTGCCAGCGCCATGGGCTGAAACCTCCCGCGACTTCATCGAAAATCGAGAGAACGAAGCCGTCAACAACAAAGCCCAATATTGTTCTGTCGTTCGAACGGGCATCGGAAAATCTGTCCTATGTCTCGGTGGCGAAGTTGATGCCA TCTGGGATTCCAAACCTGAAGAAAAGGGCAGCCCCATCAACTGGGTTGAACTCAAGACATCAGCCGAGATTCGCAACCCAGGCGGCATGGAAAACTTCAAACGTAAGCTCATGAAGTACTGGATACAGTCATTTCTTCTCGGTGTGCCACGCATTGTTGTCGGTTTTCGCACGCAGGATGGTATTCTAGTCGAGGCAAGGGAAATGGAAACGCATCGTATTCCCGATATGGTCAATGCCGACCCGAATCCCAAATGGAACGCCGATATGTGTGTCAACTTTGCCGCTACTTTCTTAGAGT GGCTAACAGAGAACATAAACGATGAGGGCGTTTGGAGAATAAGACGCGAGCCTCAGTCACCAACAATCGAGCTATTCAAGGTGGAGGAGACAGGTCACGGCGATATCTTGTCTGATGAGTTCAAGAATTGGAGAATCAAGTTGGCTCTTGGGCCCAGCGATGCTTCCTGA
- a CDS encoding cytochrome c oxidase subunit 6, mitochondrial: MSAFIRVARSVRAAPIRPAVQPLVARSAVAHFTTSIPRRSEHAEETFEEFSARFEKEFDGVQDVFELQRNLNNAFAYDLVPAPSVIAAALKAARRVNDFGTAVRIFEGIKTKVENKGQYEQYLEELKPLREELGVLLKEELYPEEK; the protein is encoded by the exons ATGTCCGCCTTCATTCGTGTCGCCCGTAGCGTTCGCGCTGCTCCCATTCGACCTGCCGTCCAGCCCCTGGTTGCCCGCTCGGCCGTTGCCCACTTCACCACCTCGATTCCCCGACGAAGCGAGCACGCCGAGGAGACCTTTGAGGAGTTCTCTGCCAG GTTCGAGAAGGAGTTTGATGGTGTTCAAGACGTTTTCGAGCTTCAG CGCAACCTCAACAACGCCTTCGCTTACGATCTCGTCCCTGCCCCCTCAGTGATCGCTGCCGCCCTTAAAGCCGCCCGAAGGGTTAACGACTTCGGCACTGCCGTCCGCATCTTCGAAG gtatcaagaccaaggttGAGAACAAGGGCCAGTACGAGCAGTACCTTGAGGAACTCAAGCCCCTTCGAGAAGAGCTTGGTGTGTTGCTCAAGGAGGAGCTGTACCCTGAGGAAAAGTAG
- a CDS encoding STE/STE20/YSK protein kinase, which translates to MADEGVAEHYQVLEELGRGSFGVVYKGIEKATGETVAIKHIDLESNDDDIQDIQAEIAVLSTCASSYVTQYKGSFLRGHKLWIVMEYLGGGSCLDLLKPANFSETKSSVPRHSRAIRIDNVQGAPSWATITVNAGRRIPSALLSETGKVKLADFGVAAQLTNIKSQRNTFVGTPFWMAPEVIQQDGYSFKADIWSLGITAMEMANGEPPLCHIHPMKVLFHIPKNPAPRLEGNFSKDFKDFIAQCLTKDYDRRPSAKDLLRHRFIRNAGKVEALQELIARRQMWDANQNRQKHPIYYQETLQTMTPKDEQQEWVFDTVKSVAPPPKRPTIKQHRKPSSIWNAEEAMKKLDVKDGPLGGTSPAPGTVRKSTVRRAPSLAQETSMRPGSPRGSIAPKRPLQPDMSFGNSGSTMRLFRRVPSDGSNGSQGNRPVSPDDVFCDENLPRPTTTPVEPYGKEAVLGRRLYNKAVEPSLAELHAQTSAMQKREALAKLSDAFAALDAVDPEGAYHLMTSMVSLISQDNKLSATILRQPAQKIPGDGTPQGTVVVKNTTPASSPTKLVMASNNPHLRSHRRRHADTPTMYEKNFDPEKLATENKYPGQEARSGMEHCKQLSDVLYSRWVDGLRIRWPAV; encoded by the exons ATGGCTGACGAAGGCGTTGCTGAGCATTATCAGGTCCTCGAGGAACTTGGCC GTGGTAGTTTTGGCGTCGTCTACAAAGGCATTGAGAAAGCAACTGGCGAAACTGTCGCTATCAAACAT ATTGACCTTGAATCcaacgatgatgatatccaAGATATCCAAGCCGAAATCGCTGTTCTGAGCACTTGCGCCAGCTCTTACGTTACCCAATACAAAGGCTCTTTTTTGCGAGGCCATAAGTTATGGATCGTCATGGAATATCTCGGCGGCGGATCCTGTTTGGACCTG CTGAAACCCGCCAACTTCAGCGAAACCAAGAGCTCGGTCCCAAGGCATTCTCGTGCAATAAGAATCGACAATGTGCAAGGTGCGCCATCGTGGGCCACCATCACAGTGAATGCCGGGCGACGGATCCCAAGTGCGCTCTTATCCGAGACCGGCAAAGTCAAGCTTGCCGATTTTGGAGTTGCAGCCCAATTGACCAACATCAAATCGCAGCGAAACACTTTTGTCGGAACACCTTTCTGGATGGCCCCGGAGGTGATTCAGCAAGACGGCTATAGCTTCAAGGCTGATATTTGGTCTCTGGGTATCACAGCTATGGAGATGGCCAACGGCGAACCCCCATTGTGTCACATCCACCCCATGAAGGTCCTCTTTCACATCCCGAAAAATCCGGCTCCCCGTCTTGAGGGCAACTTTAGCAAAGATTTCAAGGACTTCATTGCACAGTGCCTCACCAAGGACTATGACCGTCGACCATCCGCAAAGGACCTACTACGCCACCGTTTCATCCGTAACGCGGGCAAGGTGGAGGCTCTGCAGGAACTCATTGCTCGTCGACAGATGTGGGACGCCAACCAGAACAGACAGAAGCATCCTATTTACTATCAAGAGACCCTTCAAACCATGACCCCTAAGGATGAGCAGCAGGAATGGGTCTTTGACACAGTAAAATCTGTCGCACCACCTCCCAAGAGGCCGACGATCAAGCAGCACCGAAAGCCCTCATCCATCTGGAATGCCGAGGAGGCGATGAAAAAGCTGGATGTCAAAGATGGTCCTCTTGGAGGAACCTCTCCCGCCCCGGGTACTGTCAGAAAGTCAACGGTCCGACGAGCACCGTCTTTAGCTCAAGAAACATCAATGCGGCCTGGTTCTCCCCGGGGTTCCATCGCTCCTAAGAGACCTCTCCAACCAGATATGTCGTTTGGCAATTCAGGATCGACTATGCGTCTTTTCAGAAGAGTCCCTTCAGATGGTTCAAATGGGAGTCAAGGGAACCGACCAGTCTCCCCCGACGATGTCTTCTGTGATGAGAACCTTCCCCGTCCTACCACAACTCCTGTTGAACCGTATGGCAAAGAGGCTGTACTGGGGAGACGCTTGTACAACAAAGCTGTGGAGCCTTCTCTGGCCGAGCTGCATGCTCAAACCTCAGCGATGCAGAAGCGAGAAGCGCTGGCCAAGTTATCTGATGCTTTCGCAGCCTTGGACGCAGTTGATCCTGAGGGGGCCTATCACCTTATGACGAGCATGGTATCATTAATCTCTCAAGACAACAAGCTCAGCGCAACGATCCTTCGACAGCCTGCTCAGAAGATTCCTGGTGACGGCACCCCGCAAGGTACTGTGGTTGTCAAGAACACCACCCCTGCGTCGAGTCCAACTAAACTCGTCATGGCTTCAAACAATCCTCATTTGCGCAGCCATCGACGCCGTCATGCTGATACTCCTACCATGTACGAGAAGAACTTTGACCCTGAGAAGCTGGCCACCGAGAACAAATATCCTGGTCAGGAGGCCAGATCTGGCATGGAGCATTGCAAACAGTTATCCGACGTGCTCTACTCACGTTGGGTAGACGGTCTTCGAATTCGTTGGCCCGCTGTCTGA
- a CDS encoding cytochrome c oxidase subunit 6, mitochondrial produces MSAFIRVARSVRAAPIRPAVQPLVARSAVAHFTTSIPRRSEHAEETFEEFSARFEKEFDGVQDVFELQRNLNNAFAYDLVPAPSVIAAALKAARRVNDFGTAVRIFEGTKFCQSIPLCCRPPDRWIGSV; encoded by the exons ATGTCCGCCTTCATTCGTGTCGCCCGTAGCGTTCGCGCTGCTCCCATTCGACCTGCCGTCCAGCCCCTGGTTGCCCGCTCGGCCGTTGCCCACTTCACCACCTCGATTCCCCGACGAAGCGAGCACGCCGAGGAGACCTTTGAGGAGTTCTCTGCCAG GTTCGAGAAGGAGTTTGATGGTGTTCAAGACGTTTTCGAGCTTCAG CGCAACCTCAACAACGCCTTCGCTTACGATCTCGTCCCTGCCCCCTCAGTGATCGCTGCCGCCCTTAAAGCCGCCCGAAGGGTTAACGACTTCGGCACTGCCGTCCGCATCTTCGAAGGTACGAAATTTTGTCAATCAATTCCACTTTGTTGTCGTCCACCCGACCGATGGATCGGCAGCGTCTAA
- a CDS encoding fatty acid elongase 3 — protein MSASPATFYEQLPLPTIDRPFGVHLWPIFDKAFTAVVGYSANDFKFVPFETPMSTLKSTSIFIVIYYAIIFGGREWMRNREPFKLKGLFLIHNLYLTLISGTLLALFVEQLLPTVVRGGIFHAICDAEGGWTQPLVVLYYLNYLTKYLELLDTVFLFLKKKPLTFLHCYHHGATAFLCYTQLIGSTSVSWVPIVLNLLVHVVMYWYYFQSARGVRVWWKEWVTRLQIIQFVIDLGFIYFASYTYFTSTYFPWMPNAGKCSGEEFAAFSGIITISSYLVLFISFYFATYKKQGKAPTGRQSLRRMSQAPLPDPHLVQTTPVKKSNGATASGSKTNGSVRSRKA, from the exons ATGTCTGCGTCTCCCGCTACTTTCTACGAGCAGCTTCCCCTGCCAACCATCGACCGGCCTTTTGGCGTTCACCTGTGGCCCATCTTTGACAAGGCATTCACTGCTGTTGTCGGCTACTCTGCCAATGACTTCAAGTTTGTGCCTTTCGAGACCCCCATGTCAACTCTCAAGTCGACTTCGATCTTTATCGTTATCTACTATGCCATCATCTTCGGTGGTCGCGAATGGATGCGCAACCGTGAGCCCTTTAAGCTCAAGggtctcttcctcatccacaACCTCTACTTGACTCTGATCAGCGGTACTCTCTTGGCTCTCTTCGTTGAGCAGCTTCTTCCCACCGTTGTCCGTGGCGGCATCTTCCATGCTATCTGCGATGCCGAGGGTGGCTGGACTCAGCCCCTTGTGGTCCTGTACTAC CTCAACTACCTCACCAAGTACCTGGAGCTCCTTGATACCGTCTTCCTGttcctcaagaagaagcctctGA CCTTCCTCCACTGCTATCACCATGGCGCCACCGCCTTCCTTTGCTATACTCAGCTCATCGGTTCCACCTCCGTCTCTTGGGTTCCCATCGTCTTGAACCTGCTCGTTCACGTCGTCATGTACTGGTACTACTTCCAGAGCGCTCGTGGTGTCCGTGTTTGGTGGAAGGAGTGGGTTACCCGTCTCCAGATCATCCAGTTCGTCATTGATCTCGGCTTCATCTACTTCGCCTCTTACACCTACTTCACCTCGACCTACTTCCCCTGGATGCCTAACGCTGGAAAGTGCTCTGGCGAGGAGTTTGCTGCTTTCTCTGGTATCATTACCATCAGCTCTTACCTCGTTCTGTTCATCTCCTTCTACTTCGCCACCTACAAGAAGCAGGGCAAGGCTCCTACCGGCCGACAGAGTCTCCGACGCATGTCTCAGGCTCCTCTTCCTGACCCTCATCTGGTCCAGACTACTCCTGTCAAGAAGTCCAACGGTGCCACCGCCTCTGGCTCCAAGACCAACGGCTCAGTTCGATCCCGCAAGGCCTAA
- a CDS encoding hypothetical protein (At least one base has a quality score < 10): MRRFLQIPTRSLTRRLFSQSICQASSGLYKPLNPRTSEIRLLKIPPNPSSEFELVTVSLDDEPKYAALSYLWGDPKKYGQVTIKGNTVKIPDNLASAFLCVLSDDSFRSQSHVRYLWADAICINQNDLDERSQQVQLMRRIFQRAHVTFAWVGPKDYSLAFETIKTITKDIYENTPKENAPYKTNFDLEWLRRHPMLCIDRGPDLPNNHLNDPWSAVADFLQHQYWQRVWIFQEIVLANQLVFISPGEANLSWSMLRDTPQSVISVANDKKPEFLPDAAWNLLSNPMSWGKISWLFLAQARSKIPDPDGFKGWAVSTFAANLQATDDRDYIYGLLGVSGIPITPDYSPKNTTSQVYTKYMAGWLKAARTQQTTHVHSPLAFLSLAGTGKYGHSDLPSWVPNYRKKREASSPWCYSASNFRSPDEGEPTSSPAHRASYPYVVEETHSLFSWGKDMGHITLSTNCRHDSDPEILASFMSFANSFTTRNSQYVTGIPAAQAIIRLISMDKPKNVSQDLVDNAMNLAMLITYFNMSESQTVTKTWSSNWDHDLLNMAFSPSDLAPLKVRLNVLEELSSWSLEMSIGRRVVRLATFHPSSHCEDETPLRLHITSSTAIRSLVTVSSMDCNSLNTKNTIPSSPSQGQWFELR; encoded by the exons ATGCGCCGCTTTTTACAAATCCCTACCCGCTCCCTCACTCGTCGATTATTCTCACAATCCATATGCCAAGCATCTTCAGGCTTATACAAACCTCTTAACCCTAGGACATCAGAAATTAGACTCCTCAAAATACCACCAAACCCCTCCTCTGAATTCGAACTTGTCACTGTATCTCTCGACGATGAACCCAAGTATGCGGCACTGTCCTATCTCTGGGGCGATCCCAAAAAATATGGCCAGGTCACTATCAAAGGAAACACCGTCAAAATCCCGGACAACTTAGCTTCAGCCTTTCTCTGCGTCTTAAGCGATGACTCTTTCCGATCACAGTCACATGTCAGATATCTTTGGGCTGATGCGATTTGTATCAACCAGAACGATCTTGATGAGAGATCTCAACAAGTTCAACTCATGCGTCGTATCTTCCAACGCGCCCATGTCACGTTTGCCTGGGTCGGCCCAAAAGATTATTCTCTTGCTTTTGAAACTATCAAAACAATTACGAAGGACATATATGAGAATACGCCCAAGGAAAATGCTCCTTATAAGACAAACTTCGATCTTGAATGGTTGCGGCGCCATCCTATGCTTTGTATCGACCGAGGACCCGACTTACCAAACAACCACTTGAATGATCCTTGGTCTGCTGTAGCCGACTTCTTGCAACACCAATATTGGCAACGAGTTTGGATATTCCAAGAAATCGTTCTCGCAAATCAGCTTGTCTTCATCAGTCCAGGAGAGGCTAATCTTTCTTGGTCTATGCTTCGTGATACTCCCCAAAGTGTAATTTCTGTTGCCAATGACAAGAAGCCCGAGTTTCTACCAGATGCAGCATGGAACCTTCTCAGCAACCCAATGTCATGGGGGAAGATCTCATGGTTATTCCTTGCGCAAGCACGTTCCAAGATACCGGATCCAGATGGCTTCAAAGGGTGGGCTGTGTCGACTTTTGCAGCTAATTTACAGGCCACCGATGATCGAGATTATATCTATGGCCTTCTCGGAGTTTCTGGAATACCGATTACTCCTGACTATAGTCCTAAGAACACGACCTCACAAGTCTATACCAAGTACATGGCAGGCTGGCTGAAAGCTGCACGCACACAACAAACTACGCATGTCCACAGTCCTCTTGCATTTTTGTCCCTCGCAGGCACTGGGAAATATGGCCACTCAGATCTGCCAAGCTGGGTTCCCAACTACAGAAAGAAGAGGGAAGCTTCATCACCCTGGTGTTATAGTGCCAGCAATTTTCGCTCACCCGATGAAGGTGAGCCGACTTCATCTCCAGCTCATCGTGCAAGCTACCCTTACGTTGTCGAAGAAACACATAGCCTGTTCAGTTGGGGTAAAGATATGGGACATATCACTTTGTCCACAAACTGCCGTCACGATTCTGATCCAGAGATCTTGGCATCGTTCATGTCCTTCGCGAACTCTTTCACCACGCGCAATTCACAGTATGTTACAGGGATTCCGGCTGCCCAGGCTATTATCAGGCTGATATCCATGGACAAACCCAAAAATGTCTCTCAGGATCTTGTCGATAATGCTATGAATCTAGCCATGCTGATCACCTATTTCAATATGTCCGAGTCCCAAACTGTCACAAAAACCTGGAGCTCAAATTGGGatcatgatcttctcaacatggCTTTTTCTCCATCAGACCTGGCTCCCTTGAAAGTCAGACTTAATGTCCTTGAAGAACTCAGCTCCTGGAGTCTCGAGATGAGCATCGGCCGTCGTGTCGTCAGACTTGCAACTTTCCATCCGTCGTCTCATTGTGAGGATGAGACGCCCTTGCGGCTCCACATCACTTCGAGTACTGCCATTAGA AGTCTTGTCACCGTCAGCAGCATGGATTGTAATTCTCTTAACACTAAGAACACAATTCCAAGCTCACCATCTCAAGGACAATGGTTTGAGTTACGATAA
- a CDS encoding hypothetical protein (At least one base has a quality score < 10) yields MLKSIPKAEYSELGEVMSYRPFHGHGQGQSQQGSQQPLPVSGMNPPSSYMPGGYQQYTNPQQQQFYSMPQQQGRQQQQQPYLQQQQMAQFGGMQTGFQGYDTAGQAYGGHQMQPAAAQYTPPANVWQQQQSTGGQNMMYQQQYQPSHHHQQQQQHIYQQHVASPQQHVQPRRQSGHVPSPQQRPSSIPQNQGYPLPQAQQQRSQHQQYSQQHTSQQQYQQQHAHYQQQPQVTAPQPSPQPAPKQVASPARPQARQRKQNQQPRQDASKQQQETIRQPAQKPTIIDVDEPASETVAQQEPEQMVYVNLQDIQKLPLLPPVTMDQTQGGPTSHTGKTTNWDAQYESGTVKPMDIMLSSPQTQPLPPPQPKVQASHHQPAQTQPQMATPRAKPSPLSSVVNSPAINAHSPSITKKSPASTPKSRPLDTVHLMVAVAEECFDKARGSVHDVAMSLNATRIDEYQKLISTGLACLEACLQSNRLSPRQEAKMRLRYATVVLEETENPMEAETAVTKGISLCEKNGLADLKYCMDYIRLKLLFQRNHKAALNAADRQIADCETYKHIQWVYAFRLLKASFYMELGQTADASALENIRSIQVTASSRGDDALSVFAFILEGLALLKASKDGNIEKVQACIAQVAKYQCEPTIHIMQLDILTLLLDLVCAINHSGLDLMLDKLKMLQDRMDACTDWHSVKSDFLIPVQKQPATGHTISSDTAGIIRSGEGVPEDFLVMSFMTKVELNSLIFTLTGLVNMHKSSAHGRQTADFLNEGVKALETWDKATAGFRYGPSISLQDAIAQREWRLEAHCYLTILLGLYAASHCQWDLVKQYIVKLQDIMIPSTQGILRLLAIYLSGVFDQGTGELDAAMNTFQKPDFDLNQRGTGVKAAHRELAMLAGLNRLWIMQHPSYRNDRATLDLIEELRPLCLNHHNVDLRTAWHNVMAAIGTDPPQQLNQQKQHIQSAMAGSKSTKNVLGAAVTLAIMRSRLFENVVGDQALKSALAAAKQAHRSGNVLWQSVADGMLAHSYEVQGKEEEAAQEWARATREAQEAFAGSF; encoded by the exons ATGCTGAAATCGATACCCAAAGCGGAATACAGTGAATTAGGAGAGGTCATGAGCTACAGGCCTTttcatggccatggccagGGCCAGAGCCAACAAGGCTCACAGCAACCGCTGCCAGTGTCCGGCATGAATCCGCCTTCATCGTATATGCCCGGCGGTTACCAGCAGTATACGAaccctcaacagcagcagtTCTATTCTATGCCTCAACAACAAGGTcggcagcagcaacaacaaccgtaccttcagcagcagcagatggCGCAGTTCGGGGGCATGCAGACGGGTTTTCAGGGATACGATACAGCGGGACAAGCGTATGGCGGACACCAGATGCAACCGGCTGCCGCGCAATATACACCTCCAGCGAATgtttggcagcagcagcaatctACGGGGGGGCAGAACATGATGTATCAGCAACAATATCAACcatcgcatcatcatcaacagcaacagcaacataTATACCAGCAGCACGTCGCGTCGCCTCAACAACACGTTCAACCGAGAAGGCAGTCTGGCCACGTCCCTTCGCCGCAGCAAAGACCTTCTTCGATACCCCAAAATCAAGGATATCCACTCCCCCAGGCGCAGCAACAACggtctcaacaccaacagtATTCGCAGCAGCATACGTCACAGCAACaataccagcagcagcacgCGCActatcagcagcagcctcaggTGACGGCTCCTCAGCCATCACCGCAACCTGCACCAAAGCAGGTAGCCTCGCCAGCTCGGCCACAGGCTCGACAAAGAAAACAGAACCAGCAGCCACGCCAAGACGCATCCAAACAGCAGCAAGAGACAATTCGACAGCCTGCGCAGAAACCTACAATAATAGATGTAGATGAGCCCGCATCGGAGACAGTCGCACAGCAAGAACCGGAGCAGATGGTCTATGTGAATCTGCAAGACATCCAAAAACTGCCACTACTTCCACCAGTAACCATGGATCAGACACAAGGCGGTCCTACATCTCACACAGGGAAGACAACGAACTGGGACGCGCAGTACGAATCTGGCACTGTCAAGCCTATGGACATTATGCTGAGCAGCCCACAAACTCAGCCTCTTCCGCCTCCTCAGCCAAAAGTGCAGgcatctcatcaccaacccgCGCAGACACAACCTCAAATGGCCACTCCCCGGGCAAAACCGAGCCCTCTCTCATCCGTGGTCAACTCACCAGCGATTAACGCTCACTCTCCGAGTATTACCAAGAAATCACCCGCAAGCACGCCAAAAAGTAGGCCCCTAGACACTGTCCATCTTATGGTGGCAGTGGCCGAAGAGTGTTTTGATAAGGCCCGTGGTTCTGTACACGATGTCGCGATGTCGCTAAATGCCACGCGGATAGACGAGTACCAGAAACTGATTTCGACAGGCCTGGCGTGTCTAGAGGCGTGTTTGCAAAGTAATAGACTGTCTCCGCGTCAAGAAGCAAAGATGCGATTGAGATACGCCACTGTAGTATTAGAAGAGACAGAGAACCCAATGGAAGCTGAGACGGCTGTCACAAAAGGCATCTCTCTTTGCGAAAAG AATGGCTTGGCCGATCTCAAATACTGCATGGATTATATCAGGTTGAAGCTCCTATTTCAGCGAAATCACAAGGCTGCTTTGAATGCAGCTGATCGACAAATCGCTGACTGTGAAAC CTACAAACATATCCAATGGGTTTATGCTTTCAGACTGTTGAAGGCTTCATTTTACATGGAGCTTGGCCAGACAGCTGACGCCAGTGCACTGGAGAACATTCGCTCTATTCAAGTTACAGCTAGTTCCCGTGGCGACGATGCCCTGAGTGTGTTTGCTTTCATTCTTGAAGGTCTGGCACTTCTCAAGGCCTCCAAAGATGGCAACATTGAAAAAGTCCAAGCTTGTATTGCTCAAGTAGCGAAGTATCAGTGTGAACCAACAATCCATATCATGCAGCTCGATATACTGACGCTACTTCTGGATCTTGTCTGCGCTATCAATCACTCTGGCTTGGATTTGATGCTTGATAAGCTTAAAATGCTCCAAGATCGCATGGATGCGTGCACCGACTGGCATAGCGTCAAGTCCGATTTTCTCATTCCGGTCCAGAAGCAACCTGCTACTGGTCATACTATTAGTAGTGACACAGCAGGCATCATCCGAAGCGGTGAGGGTGTTCCAGAGGATTTTCTAGTCATGTCATTCATGACCAAAGTCGAGCTGAATTCCCTTAT CTTCACTTTGACAGGTCTCGTGAATATGCACAAGTCCAGTGCACATGGTCGACAGACAGCCGACTTCTTGAATGAAGGCGTGAAAGCCCTGGAAACTT GGGACAAAGCGACAGCCGGATTTAGATATGGGCCGTCCATCTCGTTACAAGATGCCATTGCGCAGCGTGAGTGGCGGCTGGAAGCTCACTGCTACCTCACCATCTTACTTGGCCTATACGCAGCTAGTCACTGTCAATGGGACCTGGTAAAGCAATACATCGTGAAGCTTCAGGACATTATGATACCGTCTACACAGGGCATCCTGCGTTTGCTGGCTATTTACCTATCGGGAGTGTTTGACCAAGGCACAGGGGAACTGGATGCTGCTATGAACACTTTCCAAAAGCCTGACTTTGATCTGAACCAGCGTGGAACTGGTGTCAAAGCCGCACATCGCGAGTTAGCCATGCTAGCTGGTCTGAACAGGCTTTGGATCATGCAGCATCCATCATACCGAAACGATCGAGCGACACTCGATCTGATCGAAGAACTAAGGCCGTTGTGCCTAAACCACCACAATGTCGACCTACGGACCGCTTGGCATAACGTTATGGCCGCTATTGGCACCGACCCACCTCAGCAGCTCAATCAACAAAAGCAGCACATACAGTCTGCCATGGCCGGGTCCAAATCCACTAAGAATGTGCTAGGCGCAGCCGTCACACTCGCTATCATGCGCAGCCGCTTATTCGAGAACGTCGTTGGCGATCAAGCCCTGAAAAGCGCCCTAGCAGCAGCCAAGCAGGCTCATCGTAGTGGCAATGTCTTGTGGCAGAGCGTTGCAGACGGTATGCTTGCTCACTCTTATGAAGTacaaggcaaggaagaagaagcagcgcAAGAATGGGCGAGGGCGACAAGGGAAGCCCAAGAGGCATTTGCAGGAAGTTTCTGA